Below is a window of Ciceribacter thiooxidans DNA.
AACTCTCCAGGAATGGCGTGAAGGCATAGCTGTACCATTCCGTCTTGTCCGCCATACCGAGGTCGATCGCATATTCGAAGTCGCCCGTCGCCTTCAGCTTTTCGAGGATCGCGGTGAACTCCTCGCCTGTCCAGGGTTTCTCCAGCGTAGGCACACGGATGCCGTTCTTCTCGAGCACGGATTTGCGCGCGAAGACGGCTAGCGCCGCATCCCACAACCCGACCGAGTAGAGCTTGCCGTTCCATTTCCCGATCGCACCTGGCAGAAAGTTCTTCAGCTTCTCCTCCGATATCTGCAGCGGCTGGAGATAGCCGGCCCAGGCCCAGTTCGGCATGTTCGGCCCGTCGACGTCGAGAATGTCGGGAAGCTTGTTCGACAGCGCGGCGGCGGTCACCGACTCGTTGTAGGCCGCCTGCGGAAATTCCTGTAGACTGACCCGCCAATCCTTCTGTGACGCGTTGAAGTCGTCGATTATGCCGGTCACGATCTTCCGTTCCTCGGCATTGCCCGCACCATGATACCAGAGCGAGAGTTCGGTCTGGGCCTGAACGGAGCCGGCGAGCAGCGCGACGCCGAGGGCGCCGAGCACAGAAACCAATGCAGATTTGTTCATGTTTGATCCTCCTCCGGTTCGGAGAACCGAAGCGACCGGGATTTTGTTCCCTCGCCGCGTGCATGCATCAAGACAGCACTACGCTGCTGCTATCCCCGCGACTGACGGCCGATTGCGGATACGGACATTCCCCGGCAACAGGCGTCCGTGAGCAGGCACATGCGATCGCCCGCAAATTTCTGTTAGCTCTTGCTTCTATAAGTCGTAGCTTGATTCGCGAAACTGCCCTTCACTGCAACCATGAGGGGCAGTGGCGAGAAGACAGCCGACGATTTGACGCCTCCCGACGGCGGGAATGGCGCGGTGCGGAGTCTGGTCTTCACAACCGCCGACACAGACGACCCCTTCGGCGCATGGAGATCGGCTCTCGATGTGCTCTTTGAGTGTGTCCCGCCGCGGCGACCGGAGTCGCTCTTCTTCAACGGCAACCTTGCCGTGTATCACTTCGGCACATTCCTGCTGTGCAGGAGCAGAGCCACCGGCGGTCGCTACCGACGGAACCAGGCCGGTCTCGCCCGCGACGACCTCGACCACATCGTCGTCTCGTGTCTGCTCAACGGCGGGATCGCTCTCGCCCATCCTGCCGCCAAGCGGCTGCGTCCGGGCGATATCGCTATCCTCGACCTGTCGGCATCGTTCGCCTTCGCAACGACCGAGGCCGACGCACTTCATCTCATCCTGCCGAGATGGGCATTGCCGGCCTCCATTGCGGACCAGCAACCCGCGTCACTTCGCGTCCTCTTCCGCGGCAGCGCCATGGGCATCATCGTCCGCGGCATGCTGGAAGCGCTGGCACCGGCCGTGCGTCGCCTGGCCTCCGGAGAGACTCTGGCGCTTTCAGGCGCGATACCAGAACTGCTGGCGACCTGTCTCGCCTCGACCGTGTCGACCCCTCATCCCGGACCAAGCAGAAGCATCGGGCAACGCCTGCGCCGCCACATCGAAGAGAACCTCCATCGCGACGATCTCACGCCGTACACGATCGCCCGGGATCTGGGTGTCTCGCGCAGCCAACTTTACAGACAATTCGAGAATGTCGGCGGGGTGCGGACCTACATCCGCCGCAGGCGACTGCGGCGAAGCCTGACCGCCCTTTGTGATCCGAGACACCCTGATCGCCGGATCGGCGAAATCGCCTACGACGCCGGCTTCGCCGACGAGGCCCACTTCAGCAGGCTCTTTCGGCAACGGTTCGGGATATCACCGCGCGAGGCTCGCGCCTCCGTCCGCGACGGCCGTCATCCGGGCCCCTCACCGGCGGGTGCCGCCGATTCATCCCTTTCCGACTGGCTGCTTGCACTTATCAGCGGTTGAGATTTTGGACGCACGTCCAAGTTTTCGGGACGCCCATCCAAGGACAACCATAGCGGACAGTCATAGGCTAAGCACACACAACACGAGAGAACTGAAGGAAGTAGTAGCCAGCCCATCAGCCCCCTTCGCCGAAAGGAGACCCGAAAATGTCAACACAGGTGGCCAGTACCGACTCCAGCATCGCCGTGAACGACCCACCCGCAACCGGGGCAGTCTCCTTCCAGTTGAGCGCGACGAACACTTCGAGCGTTCCCGGTTCCGTCTATTTCAACATCTTCCCGCCGGCTCTGAAGAACATTCCGACGAGCGGACAGACCATCACCGCGCTCGTGTCCCCCGCGACGACCAATACATCCCCGCCGGTGAACCTCACCTGGAACGGCGGAGCCGGCGCGCTGAGCATGCTCGTGCTTACCGCCGGTGCTGAGCTGGCGAGCGCCGAGAAAACGCCGGTCGCGCTCGGCGACACCGTCGCCGTCGCCTGGGCCAACGGAGCGTTCACGATCACGCCCTCGCCCGGCGGACCCGCAGGGGTCCTCACCGTGACCTTCGCCCCGGGCATTCCCGTAGGCGGTTCGGTGGGTCTTGTCATAGGCCCCGCCCCGGTTCTCGTGCCGATCCCCGTCAGCCTCTCACCTTTGACGCTCGAACCAGATCTATCGCCCACCGTCACGGTGATGTTCGGCACTGCTTTCCAATTGCCGGCACCCGCCATCTCGGACGAGAGCCAGGCACAGACCGTCACCTTCAAGACGGACCCGACGAGCACGAGCCCGACGGCAACCGCGGCCATCTCGGTCGGCCTCGACAACCAGATCGTCGAGACCGGTTGACGGCGAACCAGCTTGCCCGGCGCCCGCCTCCTGCCGGGCAGATCCTCGCCACTCCCGATTCCCCGCCTGATCCACGAGCGGCGAGGCAAAGGCCGGTATCGCTTCAGCCCCCGAGGCGGTACCGGCCCATTCAACCCCGGGGGATGTTCCTCGAAGAAAGGCAAAGCCAATGACCACCTACTCTCTGACGTGCGTCAACAACTCCCAGCTTTCCGGAAGCTTCGCCGTGTTCCAGAAGGCACCGCCGATGACCATTCCGGGCAACGTTTTCTCGCTCGCCTGGTTTGCCCGCCCGACCGCTCCGAAAAGCAAGGTGACCTTCACCTGGAATCTCGAATACAGCTTCGTCTGGTCCGAGACCGGGCTGCTCCAGCCGGGGATCAACTTCTCGGCGTCGCAGACCATGCCGGCAGATCCGAACGGCCAGAACCTCATCCAGCTGACCCAGGACAACTACGGTGCGACGACCTTTGCGAACCCGAGCGCCAGTGGAGCCATCGGCTCCCTGACCATTCAGCAGCTCCCGAATGTCGCGCCGAACCAGACCTCCGTCGGCGTCGGCATGTCCGGTTCGGGCACATTTGCCGTGCAGGCGGCACCGAACATGACGGCCGTGTTCACGCCTCACCCGAACTACTGGGTCATCTTCGGCAATTTCGTAACCGGGGATGTCATCGACATCGAGGATGTCACCAATGCCGTCGAAGTGACCTATGGCGGCGCCCTGACGACGCGCAGTGCCACTCTCGCCATCGACAACCTGATCACCGTCTCCTGACGTCCTGAGGCGGCGCTCCTCCCCGCCGTCGGTCAAACTAGACGCCAGGAGAGGCGATGCCGGGGGCACCCCTCGGCATCGCCGGCAACGAGGCCGCGCAGCGGCAAATCGGTCCGGCAGTGACCGTGTTGGCATCGGCAAACGCGTCCAGCCCGAGACCGGGACGGCCTGAAGCCGTCCCTACACCCCCACAGATACGGCCGCCTTCGACGAGGGCCGCCGGATTGAAAGCCGGCGAGAGGCCTCGCCGGTCAGCGCTTCTCGCATGGTGCGGGGAACGCCCATCCTCCCTGTTGCGAAAAGGAATGCAGTCATGAAAACCAGCAGACTTCGTTTCCGCCACCACCTCGCCGTCGCCTTTGCCGCACTTGCAGCCCTCGGGCTCGCCAGTCCCGCGATGGCTTATTCGGTCTACCGCGCCGTCAACGCGGATGCGACGACCGGCGCGGTCACCTGGAATGCCGCAAACTTCGGCGTGGGTGGCAACCCTTCGACCCTCTCGTTCTTCTACTTCGCGAACGACGCCGCGGCACAGGCGGCATTCCCGACCAGACAGTGCTTCGTGAAGGTCGACCTCCCGAACACGGTCGCTCCGGTTCCGGGCAACCAAGATCTGGTCGGCAATGCGGGGATCCCGGTGGGAGCCAATCCGGCTGACCAACCCTTGCCGTTCCCCTGGCAGATCGTTTTCGACAACGTGCCCCCCGGTCACTGGAGCATTCCGAAGGCCCAGATCACGACCGCGCCCGCAAACAATGCGGCCAGCCGGGTTGCTGCCGCCGGGTTTCAGGCGCTCGCGAATGCCATTGGATCTGGCGTGACGATCGTCAACGGAACGCTTGGCAATTGCGGTCCGTAAGGTCGGAGCGGTAAGATTGCGCTGAGCATAACGCAGCGATCAATGCAATCACCGTCGGGTCTCGGCCCGGCGGCCCTTGCCAGAGGAGCGTGCAAGACATGGCCGTACTGCATCATGCCTTTCGTTGTCCCGTCACCCCGCCACTTGAAGAAGTGGTCCGAGAGGTGTTGTCGGCGTGGGATGCCGGCGACCGCGAAAAACTCTCCGCGACGGCGCTGCGATGCCTTCCCCGGATCGCGGATCGCGCGGATATCCAGGCGGCGTTCCGCCTCGATCCGGACGGCGCGGTTCCTTCATGGCTTCAGCCGCAGATCGTGAGCCCCGGGCTCGCTGCCCTGGTCCTGCTTGCCGACAGTTTTGTGCCGATACCATCCCTCAGCGGTCGCAGCGATACGAACCACTACCTGCTTACAACGCATCTGCCAGTGCTCGGCTGGAACGAGAGAGAGGTGCAACTTTTGGTCCACGGGGACCCGATCGAGCTCATGCTCGCCCGGTATTCGAGCGCTCCCCATGAGTACACGGCAAGCAAGTTTCGCGAGACAGGCGGCTGGACCTTCGGGACGGACTTGAGATCGCTCGAGCCTCAACTCATGCGCCTCGCGACAGCAACCGACCGTCAGACGCCTCCCGCGGTTCGAGAAAGCCTGACCGCCCTTCGCGAAAGCGGAGCGATCGACGACGCGCGCGCGATGCTCGCAGCGGTCGAGGACACCGACTGGCTCGTGACCAGCGTTACCCACTAACGAATGTGACAATCTGATGGGCTTCAGCCGCGGCGGACGCCGCTATCCGCCCATTCCCTCACCGTACTGCACCAGACGCGATCGCTCCCCGCCAGCGTCGATACGGCTTCCCCAGACTGCGGCTCGGCCGTACGGTGCATTGATAATTGCCCGCAGGAAGGACAGCCTGTGTCGTCAGAGATCCACATAACGGCATCTATGAACGAGCGCTGCGAGGCGGGGCGTCTGCGCACCGACTACCGGGGTATCTGTCCGTACCCGTCATCCCGCCTCTTGGCCGAACCAGGTTGCACAGCCCCGCCCAACAGTCCCGATTGGCCCATCGGCTGCCGGCCGATCGGTGCAAAGGTGCTCAGAACGAACCAGGAGCGGAAGGCCGCCACATCTTCCTTTGTCCCGTCAAGCTGCAGGCGACCATCCGCGGTCGCATCGGAAATCGAAAGATGGCCCAGCCAGATTTCCGTGAGGGACAGCAATGTCGCGGTAACGAAAAGGTCGACATCGAAGCCGGGCGGTTTGTAACAAAGGTCGACATTGCCGCCCTCGACAACCAGCCAGTACGCGCGCTTCTTGATCGGTACGCCCGAGAGGTCGAACTCTGTAACATACCGCCGACCCCTGTCCGGCATGTGCCCCACGACATTTCGCCGGATGTCCCACATCAGGAGATCGGGGTCGAGGTTCCTCGGATCAACGAGATCATGGCGCAGCCAACGTTGCGCCCACGATCCCATCGCCTCGATGATCGAAGAGAGCTCTCTGCCAGACGGGGTCAGGGTGTATTCCCACCGCCCGCCCGCCTGCCGCCGTTCAATCACACCATCAAGCTGAAGCTTCCTGAGGCGTTGCCCGAGCAGGGCCGGCGACATCCGCGGCAGTCCGCGCTGAAGGTCGTTGAAGCGCACGCTTCCGCACAGCAATTCACGAACGACAAGTGGCGTCCACCGCTCTGCAAGGACTTCGGCTGCGAGCGCGACCGGGCAAAATTGCCCGTATCCTCTTTTCTCCGCCATCACTGGACCTTTCGGACTGGCGGCAAAGAATAGCTTCAGACTCTGAAGTTGTCACGATTCCGGTGCAGGACGTAAGAGTGAGGACGCAAACAGCGCTGATTGTCAGGGAGGCAAAAATGGAAAGATCACTGTAT
It encodes the following:
- a CDS encoding helix-turn-helix domain-containing protein — protein: MRSLVFTTADTDDPFGAWRSALDVLFECVPPRRPESLFFNGNLAVYHFGTFLLCRSRATGGRYRRNQAGLARDDLDHIVVSCLLNGGIALAHPAAKRLRPGDIAILDLSASFAFATTEADALHLILPRWALPASIADQQPASLRVLFRGSAMGIIVRGMLEALAPAVRRLASGETLALSGAIPELLATCLASTVSTPHPGPSRSIGQRLRRHIEENLHRDDLTPYTIARDLGVSRSQLYRQFENVGGVRTYIRRRRLRRSLTALCDPRHPDRRIGEIAYDAGFADEAHFSRLFRQRFGISPREARASVRDGRHPGPSPAGAADSSLSDWLLALISG
- a CDS encoding winged helix-turn-helix transcriptional regulator yields the protein MAEKRGYGQFCPVALAAEVLAERWTPLVVRELLCGSVRFNDLQRGLPRMSPALLGQRLRKLQLDGVIERRQAGGRWEYTLTPSGRELSSIIEAMGSWAQRWLRHDLVDPRNLDPDLLMWDIRRNVVGHMPDRGRRYVTEFDLSGVPIKKRAYWLVVEGGNVDLCYKPPGFDVDLFVTATLLSLTEIWLGHLSISDATADGRLQLDGTKEDVAAFRSWFVLSTFAPIGRQPMGQSGLLGGAVQPGSAKRRDDGYGQIPR
- a CDS encoding protein rhiA, with the protein product MTTYSLTCVNNSQLSGSFAVFQKAPPMTIPGNVFSLAWFARPTAPKSKVTFTWNLEYSFVWSETGLLQPGINFSASQTMPADPNGQNLIQLTQDNYGATTFANPSASGAIGSLTIQQLPNVAPNQTSVGVGMSGSGTFAVQAAPNMTAVFTPHPNYWVIFGNFVTGDVIDIEDVTNAVEVTYGGALTTRSATLAIDNLITVS